catttacatatatataggtgtgctagcaatttactaactaatttaagttcataaataacaatttaacactttgaaaaccctagttagtcatctttgagtctactcgacccaatttcacccaaaaccccccaattcacccacaaatgggttttaagttcatcatctaccccaaaccctaacccttaatcaaaataaaatcaagaaatcaagattagagcataccactaccaccaaaacgtagctagagggaagatgaacgactttaaagcttgcacttagacccgattcgagcttcttcttccttattttgagctttctcacactaggatcttactctctctctagaataaattgggagtgataagggttgttgaagatggagtaaatgaggctccaaccactgatcccaagccttaaagtcggatcccaagtgtaattaccaaaaagccctcaccCATAATTAATTAAAAAGGAAGATGAGCTGTCAGcagcttttggcgcggcgcgccactggcCCGCGCGGCACGCAGATGGCCTGGCCAGAATCCTTTTCCCTTTTAAAGTATACAACGAAACCTCTACTATACAAGTAACTTAATTACACATACGTACAAGgaaaaatattagggtcttacattacTCGACTACAGTGAACCTCAAGGTGCAAAATTCAGAGAACAAATACGAGTTTATAACAGTATGTTTTGTTTTACGTCTTTTGGTGCGAAGATCGACCACTCCATCAATCGAGGCCGAGGCCCATACACTTTTAGAATTAGTGGTCAAACATACCATCAAATTGGTTCACTTCTACCGGAATAAGGTGGGCGACCAAGATACGCACAGCTATACTTTTACGACACACAAAATGAGGCTCGAAATCGCATGTCAGCCTTTATGTCCACTGATTCAAAAGACTCAATAGACGAGGCACTAACCAAGAGTCTGATTGCCATGCTTGATGAATCAAGTGCTGTTGCAAAAGCCTTTCGCATGGCTCGGGATTGGTCAAGTAACAATATGATGTCAGATTGCGCCCTCCGTTTGATTGCCAAGGTAACCACTTCACGACAATACAATACTCCTAATGTAGCTGAGGTAGCTGCATTGATTACCAGTGACTTTGGTCACTGTAATTCCACACGTGATATTATAGTCAAAAAAAAAACTCCGCACCACATAGAATATCCGAACTACATCAGTTATATATGGCGCTGCAATACTCGTTGCTATTTCCATATGGGGAAACCGGTTATCATGAGGAGATACCATATCACAGTAACAGTGGCAGAAGACAGACAACACGAGGCCACGTTACCATGAGGGAGTATTATTGTTATAGAATTCAGCAGCGCGAAAACGAAGCGACAACCCTACTTAGATGTGGCCGATTATTCCAACAATACTTGGTCGACGCTTATACCGCAGTAGAAGAGCAGCGGCTAAAGTGGCTAAGACACCATCAAAACGAGCTCCGCATTGACCTATACAATAATGTTTGTGACGCTGTAACAAGAGGTGACACGTCAGCTACTTCAATTGGAAAACGAATAATCCTCCCGTCTTCGCATACAGGCAGTCCACGGTATATGGTACAAAACTACCAAGATGCAATGGTTTTATGTCGGGAGTACGATAATCCGGATTTATTTATCACTTTCACCTTGAACCCTCGATGGCCGGAAACCGATAGCATGCTCTGCTATCTGAACGGCCAAAAAGCAAATGACCGCCCGGATATTGTTGCTCGCTTATTTAAACAAAAACTGGATGGACTCATGACAGACATTATGAAGGCACAAATCTTTAGTACATGTCAAGAAGGTACTTGCAACCTTACATTTTCCCTTTCTTATAGTTTTATTACCACACGTGCCCTTATGGGAAGCAAAGATTGAAAACAACCATTGAAGTTACAATACGTTACCAGTTCTCAGACACATTTTAAACACCACCACCACACCCCATATAACACCGTAGTCTATTGGTTAATTATGTACAATATTAGTCAAAAGGCGTATAAGCATACTCCTCCATATAAGTTTGTTTGTACGTGTTGTATCACCTGCATAATTGGCATGTATTATAGTTGCTGAACCTGCTATCATTTTTTAAATAAACTTCCATTGATGCAGGTCTCTACATCATCAAGTTCCAGAAACGCGGGTTACCTCACGTACACATGCTAATATGGTTGATACCCGCTCACAAATGCAAGACACCGTCTGAAATTGATGACCTCATATCAGCTGAGATCCCGTCCGAAGCACTAGATCCGGAAGGGTTTAAAGTTGTCACCGAATACATGCTACACGGGCCTTGCGGTGGGAAACACATGGACGCTCCTTGCATTATCGATAAACAGTGTACTAAACATTTCCCTAAACCGTATTACGCCGAAACAACAATTGACGAAGACGGATATGCTAACTACAGGCGTCGAAACAATGGAGTAAAGTTCAGTAAGAACAACACCCCACTTGACAATGGTTTTGTGGTTCCTTACAACAGATACCTGCTACTAAAATACAATGCCCATATAAATGTGGAGTGGTGTAATCGATCTTGGGTAATAAAATATTTATTCAAATATTTAAACAAGGGCCCCAACCGAGCAACAATAGTCATCCAAGAAAATGTGATTCCCGGGGGTGAATTCTGTGGAGACAAAGTAATTGACGTTAATAAGATAAAAAATTATTTAGATTGTCGTTATTTGTCTCCATGCGAAGTGGTTTGGAGATTGTTCTCCTTTGACATCCATTATTCCAAACCATCAGTAATTAAATTGTCATACCATCTACCAAATCAACAATCGGTGACGCTTCATGATTCACAAAAACTACCTGCCCTATTACAAAGACAAAGTATTAAAGAAACCATGTTCACACAATGGTTTGAGCTGAACAAAGAAGATCTACTTGCCCGGACACTTACTTACGCAAAAATCCCTATACATTATGTCTGGAATCAAGATGCAAAAATGTGGATGCCCAGGAAACTAAGAAGTTGTATTGGTCGTATTGTGTATGCACACCCTACGTCAGGAGAACTTTACTATCTACGTATGTTACTAAATATAGTGAAAGGCCCCCGGTCTTTTGAAGAACTCCGTACGGTTAACGGTATATTACAACCAACGTTTAAAGATGCATGCTTCGCGTATGGTTTGGTAAATGATTACTGAGAATGGACACAGGCCATCTCACAAGCAAAATTATGGGCATCGGGTGCACAATTGCGCGAGTTATTTGTCGCAATGTTACAATTTTTCCATGTAAATAAACCACTACAACTATGGGagttaagttgggaagctttgtcCGACGACATCGTTCGTAAAAAACGACAATTGTTTAACTTCCCGGATCTAATCCTGACTGAAGCACGGATTAAAAATTACTGTTTAGTGGAAATACAGGGGATACTAAATAGAAATGGAAAGTCCCTAGCTGATTTTCCCGATCTACCACAACCCGACCCATCGATGCTGACCCAAATGGACAACCGTTTAATTCGAGAGGAGTTAAACTATAATGTAAAAGAGATGCATACGTTACACACAAGTCTTTTCAATTCCCTCAACCCAGAAAAACTATCAATATATCAAAAGGTAATACATGCTGTCACTGAAAAAAAAGGAGGTTTTTTTTTCTTATACGGGCCCGGAGGCACCGGGAAGACATTCCTGTACAACACTATTCTGGCCAAATTAAGATCAGAAAGGATGATTGTACTTGCAGTTGCATCATCAGGTTTGTTTGAAATCCCTTTATTTATTAGTCGTTATATCTTGCCATACACATTTCACAGTTAGAGTTTTTTCATTTCGTGCACACATAACAACCCTACTGATATGAAAACCACAGGTATAGCATCTCTCCTTTTACCCGGGGGGCGAACTGCCCATAGCCGATTCGTTATACCTCTTGAACTAATGGAAAATAGTACGTGCGGGATAAAACAAAACACGCATTTGGTGGCACTCATGCAAGAAGTCAGATTAATTATCTGGGACGAAGCTCCAATGACGCAAAGATTTGCTTTTGAGGCATTAGACAAAACTTTAAAAGACATTTTAGGTGCTAAAGATGATGAAAACAGATTAAAGCTATTTGGTGGTATGCCTATCTTATTAGGCGGTGACTTCAGACAGATCCTTCCTGTAATACCAAAAGGCAAAAGACAAGATATTGTTCATGCGTGTATCAATAGGTCAGACCTATGGCAACATTGTCAATTGCATACACTTTCCCGTGTTATGAGGGTGAATGAATACACCGCCGACGGCCAACTTGATACCCGTAAACAAGAATTCAATAAGTGGGTTCTCAATATAGGAGAAGGTAAAGTTCCCGCACAATGCAAAGATGGGGAAGATGAACCAACATGGGTACGGATTCCTGACAAGTTCattattaaatcagaaaaatctGACATTGAAACCATCATGGATGCCATTTTCCCAGATTTCACGTTGCGCCAAGAAGATGAAGAGTACTTGTGTGAACGGGCTATTTTAACACCCCGGAACGACGACGCACATGCAATTAACAAGCATATGTTCAAGAAACTAAATGGTGTGGGTATGACATTTAAAAGCTCCGATGAAATCTGCAAGGGCTCCACAGATAACATTGAACAACACTACACATATCCGGTTGAGTTCTTGAACAAGCTCAATTTTCCCGGTGTCCCTCCTCACAAACTGAAATTAAAAATAGGGCAACCAATAATGCTTTTACGAAATCTGGGACCCAGCGGTGGAATGTGTAACGGAACGCGCCTTATTATAACCGACTTCCAACAGTTTGTCCTTCATGATAGAATAATCACCGGGTCTCATATAGGGAAAACAGTAATAATACCTAGAATTGTGCTGACATCCACAGAAACCAAATGGCCCTTTGTCATGCAACGAATCCAATTCTCTGTCAGGCCATGTTATGCAATGATAATAAACAAGAGCCAAGGACAATCGTTGAAATTGGTTGGCCTGTACCTCCCTAAACCCGTATTCAGTCACTGTCAACTATATGTAGCTCTTTCTAGGGTTACTGACCCCGATGGTCTTAAAATAGTGATGGTGGATGACAGTGATCAGAATCTGAAGGACCACACCTGAAACGTTGTCTATAAAGAAACCTTTTTCAATTTAAACCACAATTTATAAAGGTACTACTTCATCCTTCTTATTTTCCACATGTTCATTACATTCACCTACTTTATTTTACTTTGCATTAATTGCAGCTCAGTTCCATGATTAGTAGTACATCATCTCTGTTTCACTCATGCATCATGTTATATACATACATCACATTAACAATCATCGTTACATGTAACTGTAATGTAAACTGACATACTAATAGTAAAACATTTTTAGTTGCTTTTATGTTGTCCCTAAAATTCATTTTGCAGGAAACCGTCCCAACAGCATTTTCATGTGTAGTTAC
This window of the Rutidosis leptorrhynchoides isolate AG116_Rl617_1_P2 chromosome 7, CSIRO_AGI_Rlap_v1, whole genome shotgun sequence genome carries:
- the LOC139859263 gene encoding uncharacterized protein, coding for MREYYCYRIQQRENEATTLLRCGRLFQQYLVDAYTAVEEQRLKWLRHHQNELRIDLYNNVCDAVTRGDTSATSIGKRIILPSSHTGSPRYMVQNYQDAMVLCREYDNPDLFITFTLNPRWPETDSMLCYLNGQKANDRPDIVARLFKQKLDGLMTDIMKAQIFSTCQEGLYIIKFQKRGLPHVHMLIWLIPAHKCKTPSEIDDLISAEIPSEALDPEGFKVVTEYMLHGPCGGKHMDAPCIIDKQCTKHFPKPYYAETTIDEDGYANYRRRNNGVKFSKNNTPLDNGFVVPYNRYLLLKYNAHINVEWCNRSWVIKYLFKYLNKGPNRATIVIQENVIPGGEFCGDKVIDVNKIKNYLDCRYLSPCEVVWRLFSFDIHYSKPSVIKLSYHLPNQQSVTLHDSQKLPALLQRQSIKETMFTQWFELNKEDLLARTLTYAKIPIHYVWNQDAKMWMPRKLRSCIGRIVYAHPTSGELYYLRMLLNIVKGPRSFEELRTVNGILQPTFKDACFAYGLGILNRNGKSLADFPDLPQPDPSMLTQMDNRLIREELNYNVKEMHTLHTSLFNSLNPEKLSIYQKVIHAVTEKKGGFFFLYGPGGTGKTFLYNTILAKLRSERMIVLAVASSGIASLLLPGGRTAHSRFVIPLELMENSTCGIKQNTHLVALMQEVRLIIWDEAPMTQRFAFEALDKTLKDILGAKDDENRLKLFGGMPILLGGDFRQILPVIPKGKRQDIVHACINRSDLWQHCQLHTLSRVMRVNEYTADGQLDTRKQEFNKWVLNIGEGKVPAQCKDGEDEPTWVRIPDKFIIKSEKSDIETIMDAIFPDFTLRQEDEEYLCERAILTPRNDDAHAINKHMFKKLNGVGMTFKSSDEICKGSTDNIEQHYTYPVEFLNKLNFPGVPPHKLKLKIGQPIMLLRNLGPSGGMCNGTRLIITDFQQFVLHDRIITGSHIGKTVIIPRIVLTSTETKWPFVMQRIQFSVRPCYAMIINKSQGQSLKLVGLYLPKPVFSHCQLYVALSRVTDPDGLKIVMVDDRNRPNSIFMCSYIDCGIVTSSSMSSYPLEVKLNLHGFAGTSCLCSDCKLISLELLVFPGTLN